Proteins encoded by one window of Sphaerodactylus townsendi isolate TG3544 linkage group LG04, MPM_Stown_v2.3, whole genome shotgun sequence:
- the LOC125432005 gene encoding tumor necrosis factor receptor superfamily member 19-like isoform X1, producing MKRHARLCSVFSIFASDVKLRATISLWFFLQAFCYHYARAQLCREQEFRSTEGRCLPCVWCPPGEEPDRTCGFGEGLGMVCRPCSADAFSSTHGLELCALRTRCEDKKRVRVSPGTAAADDLCGDCIPG from the exons ATGAAGAGGCACGCGCGCTTGTGTTCCGTCTTCAGCATCTTTGCA AGCGATGTGAAATTAAGAGCCACAATTTCTCTCTGGTTCTTTCTTCAGGCGTTCTGCTATCATTACGCACGGGCGCAATTGTGCCGAGAACAGGAGTTCCGGAGCACCGAAGGGCGATGTCTCCCTTGCGTTTGGTGTCCGCCAGGAGAGGAGCCGGACAGG ACATGCGGCTTCGGGGAAGGACTGGGAATGGTTTGCAGGCCGTGCTCCGCGGACGCCTTCTCTTCCACCCATGGGctggaactctgtgccttgcgcACCCGGTGTGAGGACAAGAAGAGGGTTCGCGTGAGTCCCgggacagctgcagcagatgaTTTGTGCGGGGACTGCATACCAGGGTAA
- the LOC125432005 gene encoding tumor necrosis factor receptor superfamily member 19-like isoform X2 gives MKRHARLCSVFSIFAAFCYHYARAQLCREQEFRSTEGRCLPCVWCPPGEEPDRTCGFGEGLGMVCRPCSADAFSSTHGLELCALRTRCEDKKRVRVSPGTAAADDLCGDCIPG, from the exons ATGAAGAGGCACGCGCGCTTGTGTTCCGTCTTCAGCATCTTTGCA GCGTTCTGCTATCATTACGCACGGGCGCAATTGTGCCGAGAACAGGAGTTCCGGAGCACCGAAGGGCGATGTCTCCCTTGCGTTTGGTGTCCGCCAGGAGAGGAGCCGGACAGG ACATGCGGCTTCGGGGAAGGACTGGGAATGGTTTGCAGGCCGTGCTCCGCGGACGCCTTCTCTTCCACCCATGGGctggaactctgtgccttgcgcACCCGGTGTGAGGACAAGAAGAGGGTTCGCGTGAGTCCCgggacagctgcagcagatgaTTTGTGCGGGGACTGCATACCAGGGTAA